The Trichosurus vulpecula isolate mTriVul1 chromosome 3, mTriVul1.pri, whole genome shotgun sequence genome includes a window with the following:
- the LOC118842967 gene encoding proteasome subunit beta type-1-like produces the protein MLSASPFAAMYPGPGTEWELEPHSRAGPTQRRFSPYVFNGGTVLAIAGEDFSIVASDTRLSEGFSIHTRDSPKYYKLTDKTVIGCSGFHGDCLTLTKIIEARLKMYKHSNNKAMTTGAIAAMLSTILYSRRFFPYYVYNIIGGLDEEGKGAVYSFNPVGSYQRDSFKAGGSSSAMLQPLLDNQVGFKNMQNVEHVPLSLERAMQLVKVVFISAAERDVYTGDALKICTVTKDGIKEETVPLRKD, from the coding sequence ATGTTGTCCGCTTCCCCCTTTGCCGCTATGTACCCGGGGCCCGGGACGGAGTGGGAGCTGGAGCCTCACAGCAGAGCGGGCCCCACGCAGCGCCGCTTCTCGCCCTACGTCTTCAATGGAGGGACTGTTTTGGCAATTGCTGGAGAAGATTTTTCCATTGTTGCCTCTGATACCCGACTGAGTGAAGGTTTTTCAATTCACACTCGGGATAGTCCCAAATATTATAAACTAACAGACAAAACAGTCATTGGATGCAGTGGTTTTCATGGAGACTGCCTTACACTTACTAAAATTATTGAAGCAAGATTAAAGATGTACAAGCATTCCAATAATAAGGCCATGACAACAGGAGCAATTGCAGCAATGTTGTCTACAATCCTCTATTCAAGACGTTTCTTTCCTTACTATGTTTATAACATCATTGGTGGACTTgatgaagaagggaaaggagctgTGTACAGTTTTAATCCTGTAGGATCTTATCAGAGAGACTCTTTCAAGGCTGGAGGATCCTCAAGTGCTATGCTTCAGCCTCTGCTTGACAATCAGGTTGGTTTTAAGAACATGCAGAATGTGGAGCATGTTCCTCTGTCCTTGGAAAGGGCCATGCAGCTAGTGAAGGTTGTCTTTATTTCTGCAGCTGAGAGAGATGTATACACCGGGGACGCACTTAAGATTTGCACTGTTACTAAAGATGGCATTAAAGAGGAGACCGTTCCATTAAGGAAGGATTGA